In one Saccharibacillus brassicae genomic region, the following are encoded:
- the dapG gene encoding aspartate kinase translates to MAIRVQKFGGTSLSSEEARAHVVRHVQRELAAGYQLVVVVSAMGRSGDPYATDTLLGWAAGTSGKSLPAKEKDLLMGCGEIISAATLCGILHQEGIDATVLTGAQAGFMTDSHFGNARILEMRPERILRELQDHSVVIVTGFQGQNEYGDLTTLGRGGSDTSATALGAALHAEIVDIYTDVNGILTADPRLVEDAKPLEVVSYTEICNMAYQGAKVIHPRAVEIAMQAQIPVRVRSTFSEEEGTLVTHPENFADVSAGVIDRFVTGIAYVSSVTQITVEQPDPSGQLSLNVFKAMAENAISVDFINVTPVGAVYTVFDTEAERALAALREIGYEPRALSGCAKVSVIGGGINGVPGIMSHIVEALTMQNVQILQSADSNTTIWVLVKKDDMVKALKALHARFELHR, encoded by the coding sequence ATGGCTATTCGGGTTCAAAAATTCGGCGGGACGTCGCTGTCTTCGGAAGAAGCGAGAGCGCACGTCGTCCGCCACGTTCAGCGGGAGCTGGCGGCCGGTTATCAACTGGTCGTCGTCGTGTCCGCGATGGGACGCAGCGGCGATCCGTACGCGACCGACACGCTGCTCGGCTGGGCGGCAGGCACGAGCGGCAAATCGCTGCCGGCCAAAGAAAAAGATTTGTTGATGGGCTGCGGAGAGATCATCTCCGCGGCTACGCTTTGCGGCATTTTGCATCAGGAAGGCATTGACGCGACCGTGCTGACCGGAGCGCAGGCCGGCTTCATGACCGACAGCCATTTCGGCAACGCGCGGATTTTGGAGATGCGCCCCGAGCGCATTTTGCGCGAACTGCAGGACCACAGCGTCGTGATCGTGACCGGGTTCCAGGGACAGAACGAATACGGCGATCTCACGACGCTCGGCCGGGGCGGCAGCGATACGTCGGCGACGGCGCTCGGCGCCGCGCTGCATGCGGAGATCGTGGACATCTATACGGACGTGAACGGCATTCTGACCGCCGATCCGCGCCTGGTGGAAGACGCCAAGCCGCTTGAAGTGGTCAGCTATACCGAGATTTGCAACATGGCTTACCAAGGCGCCAAAGTCATCCATCCGCGTGCGGTCGAGATCGCCATGCAGGCGCAAATCCCGGTGCGGGTCCGTTCGACCTTTTCCGAAGAAGAAGGCACGCTCGTCACGCATCCGGAGAACTTCGCGGACGTGTCGGCCGGCGTGATCGACCGTTTCGTGACCGGCATCGCCTACGTGAGCAGCGTCACTCAGATTACGGTCGAACAGCCGGACCCGAGCGGCCAGCTGTCGCTGAACGTGTTCAAGGCGATGGCCGAGAACGCGATCAGCGTCGACTTTATCAACGTGACGCCGGTCGGCGCCGTCTACACGGTGTTCGACACGGAAGCGGAGCGGGCTTTGGCCGCGCTGCGGGAGATCGGCTACGAGCCGCGCGCGCTCAGCGGATGCGCCAAAGTCTCCGTTATCGGCGGAGGCATCAACGGCGTTCCGGGCATCATGTCGCATATCGTCGAAGCGCTGACGATGCAGAACGTGCAAATTTTGCAGTCGGCCGACTCCAATACGACGATCTGGGTGCTGGTCAAAAAAGACGATATGGTCAAAGCGCTCAAAGCGCTGCACGCCAGATTCGAACTGCATCGTTAA
- the dapA gene encoding 4-hydroxy-tetrahydrodipicolinate synthase has translation MDFGRLITAMVTPFDEHGEVAWEHIPALIDMLIERQRTQSIVVFGTTGESPTLSDEEKIKLLEIAVRHAAGRCKIIAGTGSNDTQHSVELTREAEKAGADGVLLVVPYYNRPNQAGLYAHFAAIAQATSLPVMLYNVPSRTASNLEGATTLRLAQLPNVVAVKECGPADQVAYIAANAPAGFRVYSGDDAASLPALSVGAYGIVSVASHVVGERMSHMLAAHAGGDAAGATRVYHSLLPVFKGLFACPHPVPNPVAVKYALTLRGYAVGGVRLPLVDATDQEKRYIEHFMAEFS, from the coding sequence ATGGATTTCGGACGATTGATCACCGCCATGGTCACTCCTTTCGACGAGCACGGAGAAGTGGCATGGGAGCATATTCCCGCTTTGATCGACATGTTGATCGAGCGGCAGCGGACGCAGTCGATCGTCGTGTTCGGCACGACGGGCGAATCGCCGACGCTGAGCGACGAAGAGAAAATCAAGCTGCTGGAGATTGCGGTGCGGCATGCGGCCGGACGCTGCAAGATCATTGCCGGAACAGGCAGCAACGATACGCAGCACAGCGTCGAGCTGACCCGCGAAGCGGAAAAAGCCGGCGCCGACGGCGTGCTGCTCGTCGTGCCGTATTACAACCGGCCGAACCAGGCCGGATTGTACGCGCATTTCGCGGCGATCGCGCAGGCGACGAGTCTTCCGGTCATGCTCTACAACGTGCCGAGCCGGACGGCTTCGAACCTCGAAGGCGCGACGACGCTCCGCTTGGCGCAGCTGCCGAACGTGGTGGCCGTCAAGGAATGCGGGCCGGCCGACCAGGTCGCTTATATCGCCGCCAACGCCCCCGCAGGCTTTCGCGTCTATTCGGGCGACGATGCCGCTTCGCTGCCGGCGCTGTCCGTCGGGGCATACGGCATCGTCAGCGTGGCGAGCCACGTCGTCGGCGAGCGCATGAGCCATATGCTTGCCGCGCACGCCGGCGGCGACGCGGCCGGCGCGACCCGCGTGTACCATTCGCTGCTGCCGGTATTCAAAGGGCTGTTCGCCTGTCCGCATCCGGTACCCAATCCGGTCGCGGTCAAATACGCGCTGACGCTGCGCGGGTACGCCGTGGGCGGGGTGCGGCTGCCGCTTGTCGACGCGACGGACCAAGAGAAACGCTATATCGAACATTTTATGGCCGAATTTTCCTGA
- a CDS encoding ribonuclease J: MVKKNNTTEKLTIFALGGVGEIGKNMYVVQYDDDIVVIDAGLKFPEEDMLGIDLVIPDISYLTENRDKVRAIIVTHGHEDHIGGLPYVLKHLNVPLYATKLTLGLIENKLREANLLGETKRILIDADSELKLGSTLTATFFRTNHSIPDSVGVAIETPEGNVVHTGDFKFDHTPVNDQFADLQRMAEIGQKGVLALLSDSTNAEKPGFTPSERSVGIVLEDIFRKARQRVVVATFASNVHRIQQVVNAAIATDRKIVVIGRSMVNVVAIASELGYLEIPEGMIIEPEEINRIGADRVAILCTGSQGEPMSALSRMARSTHRKVDILPGDTVIIAATPVPGNEKYVGRTIDALFRLGAEVIYSGSNKGVHVSGHGSQEELKLMLNLMRPKFFIPIHGEYRMLRKHAQLGEGVGIDPNNIFLIDIGDTVEIQNGEARKAGKVPSGNVLIDGLGVGDVGNIVLRDRKLLSQDGILVVVVTLSKQDGRIVSGPDIISRGFVYVRESEGLLDEANRVVTSTLQRLMSENVNEWASLKSGVKDSLGRFLFDQTRRRPMILPIIMEV; the protein is encoded by the coding sequence TTGGTAAAGAAAAACAATACTACGGAGAAGCTGACGATTTTCGCTCTGGGCGGCGTTGGCGAAATTGGTAAGAACATGTATGTCGTACAGTATGACGACGATATCGTCGTCATCGATGCAGGCCTGAAATTCCCGGAAGAAGACATGCTCGGAATCGACCTGGTCATTCCCGACATCAGCTATCTGACCGAGAATCGCGATAAAGTCAGAGCCATCATCGTCACCCACGGCCACGAAGACCATATCGGCGGTCTGCCGTACGTCCTCAAGCACCTGAACGTTCCGCTGTACGCGACAAAGCTGACACTCGGCCTGATCGAGAACAAGCTGCGCGAAGCGAACCTGTTGGGCGAGACGAAGCGTATCCTGATCGACGCCGATTCCGAACTGAAACTCGGCAGCACGCTGACGGCTACGTTCTTCCGGACGAACCACAGCATTCCCGACTCCGTCGGAGTCGCGATCGAGACGCCGGAAGGCAACGTCGTGCACACGGGCGACTTCAAGTTCGACCACACGCCGGTCAACGATCAATTCGCGGATCTGCAGCGCATGGCCGAAATCGGTCAAAAAGGCGTCCTCGCCCTGCTGTCCGACAGCACCAATGCCGAGAAGCCGGGCTTCACGCCTTCGGAGCGCAGCGTCGGCATCGTGCTGGAAGACATTTTCCGCAAAGCGCGCCAGCGCGTAGTCGTTGCGACGTTCGCGTCCAACGTGCACCGGATTCAGCAGGTCGTCAACGCGGCGATCGCTACCGACCGCAAGATCGTCGTCATCGGACGCAGCATGGTCAATGTCGTAGCCATCGCGTCGGAACTCGGCTACCTGGAAATTCCGGAAGGCATGATCATCGAGCCGGAAGAGATCAACCGGATCGGCGCCGACCGCGTCGCGATCCTGTGCACAGGCAGCCAGGGCGAGCCGATGTCGGCGCTCAGCCGCATGGCGCGCTCGACGCACCGCAAAGTCGATATCCTGCCGGGCGACACCGTCATCATCGCGGCTACGCCGGTACCGGGTAACGAGAAATACGTCGGCCGTACGATCGATGCGCTGTTCCGCCTCGGAGCGGAAGTCATCTACAGCGGTTCGAACAAAGGCGTGCACGTATCGGGTCACGGTTCGCAGGAAGAGCTGAAGCTCATGCTCAACTTGATGCGTCCGAAATTCTTTATTCCGATCCACGGCGAATACCGCATGCTGCGCAAGCACGCCCAACTCGGCGAAGGCGTCGGCATCGACCCGAACAACATCTTCCTGATCGACATCGGCGATACGGTCGAGATCCAGAACGGCGAAGCGCGCAAAGCCGGCAAGGTACCTTCCGGCAACGTGCTGATCGACGGTCTCGGCGTCGGCGACGTAGGCAACATCGTTCTGCGCGACCGCAAGCTGCTGTCCCAGGACGGCATCCTGGTCGTCGTCGTGACGCTCAGCAAGCAGGACGGACGCATCGTATCCGGTCCGGACATCATTTCGCGCGGTTTCGTCTACGTACGCGAATCGGAAGGTCTGCTCGATGAAGCGAACCGCGTCGTTACGAGCACGCTGCAGCGCCTAATGAGCGAGAACGTCAACGAATGGGCTTCGCTCAAATCGGGCGTCAAAGATTCGCTCGGACGTTTCCTGTTCGACCAGACCCGTCGTCGTCCGATGATCCTGCCGATCATCATGGAAGTGTAA
- a CDS encoding FtsK/SpoIIIE family DNA translocase, with amino-acid sequence MAQKKGTGTRAAGKPRANGSRAASTKNSKKKSSALGSALKYEIYGIVLITLSVIGLSGQAFIGQLLSAGFGLVLGKAYAIIPLLGVYIGLYLMIRRGIPYGWSSRKSGLVLIALAGVLTLSIVEAQSHTELEGQMSANGILAAAQSDLQRSLIAPDGPMSETTPFLRPIGGGYFGALLLSLLFLMVGMPGAILAAAVLLIIGLMLVTQRSYVDLMNGVRRKAGEAARSAGARLKEERAASEERRLEAERQAEIRALDKAEAAERRRAARPEPELEPGEETEPRRGALSLPGRRRKAVEEAELEGAQAPPEQADRIGAYRVPAEPGRSAPADDAASAMPIGRALPDNPDTEAAPPANGAKSSPQPERHAPIIRDFFEHIRAEKKIDVPSAAPGAVPADDDDEDFEEAAVSLPGAALAVGIPPTELTSAEGAAGMADSPSDGGLFPMPDGDPSIPAAAGQLLEVAEGERIKPPPKPYKLPPLSLLAMPKEDTSAAANQADYMQTARKLETTLESFGVRARVLEVVRGPAVTRYEIQPDVGVKVSRIVGLTDDIALALAAKDIRMEAPIPGKSAIGIEVPNNEVSMVTMREVMDSPVFEEAPSKLTVAFGRDISGQTIVGNLARMPHLLVAGATGSGKSVCINGIIASILYKAKPDEVKFLMVDPKMVELNVYNGIPHLLAPVVTDPRRASLALKKIVVEMEKRYELFSKSSTRNIEGYNTLMKDNPSAILPYIVVIVDELADLMMVAAGDVEDAIARLAQMARAAGIHLIIATQRPSVDVITGVIKANIPSRIAFGVSSQVDSRTILDMGGAEKLLGRGDMLFMPMGASKPVRVQGAFLSDNEVEEIVAYCSGQAEAEYDTALVPEIDDNAPDPEEAMDELYDQAVQIVVEAKQASVSLLQRRMRVGYTRAGRLVDAMEARGIVGPYEGSKPREVLISIEQLQASRAAANS; translated from the coding sequence TTGGCTCAGAAAAAAGGGACGGGAACGCGTGCCGCCGGCAAGCCCCGCGCGAACGGCAGCCGTGCGGCCTCGACCAAAAACAGCAAAAAAAAGAGCAGTGCGCTCGGCAGCGCCCTCAAATATGAAATCTACGGCATCGTGCTTATTACGCTGTCGGTCATCGGCTTGTCCGGACAAGCCTTTATCGGTCAGCTGTTGTCGGCCGGCTTCGGACTGGTGCTGGGCAAAGCCTATGCGATCATCCCGCTGCTCGGCGTCTATATCGGCCTGTATCTGATGATTCGGCGGGGCATTCCTTACGGATGGAGCTCCCGCAAGTCCGGCCTTGTGCTGATTGCGCTGGCCGGCGTGCTGACGCTGTCGATCGTGGAAGCGCAGTCGCACACGGAGCTGGAAGGGCAGATGAGCGCCAACGGCATTTTGGCCGCCGCCCAAAGCGACCTGCAGCGTTCGCTGATCGCCCCGGACGGGCCGATGAGCGAGACAACGCCGTTTCTCCGTCCGATCGGAGGCGGCTACTTCGGAGCGCTGCTGCTGTCGCTGCTGTTTCTGATGGTGGGCATGCCGGGAGCGATTCTCGCTGCCGCCGTGCTGCTGATCATCGGCCTGATGCTGGTGACGCAGCGGTCCTACGTAGACCTGATGAACGGAGTTCGCCGCAAAGCGGGCGAAGCGGCGCGTTCGGCCGGAGCGCGGCTCAAGGAAGAGCGCGCCGCGTCGGAAGAGCGCAGGCTCGAAGCCGAGCGGCAGGCCGAGATTCGGGCGCTGGACAAAGCGGAAGCCGCCGAGCGCAGACGCGCGGCGCGGCCGGAGCCCGAGCTTGAGCCCGGCGAAGAGACCGAGCCGCGCCGCGGAGCGCTCTCGCTGCCCGGCCGCCGGCGCAAAGCGGTCGAAGAAGCGGAGCTTGAAGGTGCGCAAGCGCCGCCGGAACAAGCCGACCGGATCGGCGCCTACCGGGTGCCGGCCGAACCGGGCCGGTCTGCCCCGGCGGATGATGCCGCAAGCGCCATGCCGATCGGCCGCGCGCTGCCGGACAATCCGGATACTGAGGCGGCGCCGCCCGCGAACGGCGCGAAGAGTTCGCCGCAACCGGAACGTCACGCGCCGATCATCCGCGATTTCTTCGAGCATATCCGCGCGGAGAAAAAAATCGACGTCCCGTCCGCCGCGCCGGGTGCGGTGCCTGCGGACGATGACGACGAAGATTTCGAAGAAGCGGCCGTTTCGCTGCCGGGAGCGGCTCTTGCGGTCGGCATTCCTCCGACCGAATTGACTTCGGCCGAAGGCGCGGCCGGAATGGCGGATTCGCCTTCGGACGGCGGATTGTTCCCAATGCCGGACGGAGACCCTTCCATTCCGGCCGCGGCAGGCCAACTGCTGGAAGTCGCCGAAGGCGAGCGGATCAAGCCGCCGCCCAAGCCGTACAAGCTGCCTCCGCTGAGTCTGTTGGCCATGCCCAAGGAAGATACTTCGGCGGCGGCGAACCAGGCCGATTACATGCAGACGGCGCGCAAGCTTGAGACGACGCTCGAAAGCTTCGGCGTCCGCGCCCGGGTGCTTGAAGTCGTCCGCGGCCCGGCCGTAACCCGCTACGAGATCCAGCCCGACGTCGGCGTCAAGGTGAGCCGGATCGTCGGACTGACCGACGATATCGCGCTGGCGCTTGCGGCCAAGGACATCCGGATGGAAGCGCCGATTCCGGGCAAGTCCGCGATCGGCATCGAAGTGCCGAACAACGAAGTGTCCATGGTCACGATGCGCGAGGTGATGGATTCGCCCGTCTTCGAAGAAGCGCCGTCCAAGCTGACCGTCGCGTTCGGCCGGGACATTTCCGGCCAGACGATCGTCGGCAACCTGGCCCGGATGCCCCATTTGCTCGTGGCCGGGGCGACCGGTTCGGGCAAGTCGGTCTGTATCAACGGCATCATCGCCAGCATTTTGTACAAAGCGAAGCCCGACGAAGTCAAGTTTCTGATGGTCGATCCGAAGATGGTCGAACTGAACGTCTACAACGGCATTCCGCATCTGCTGGCGCCGGTCGTCACCGATCCGCGCCGCGCCTCGCTTGCGCTCAAGAAGATCGTGGTCGAGATGGAAAAGCGCTACGAATTGTTTTCCAAATCGTCGACGCGCAATATCGAAGGCTACAATACGCTGATGAAGGACAATCCGTCCGCCATTCTGCCGTACATCGTCGTCATCGTCGACGAGCTGGCCGATCTCATGATGGTCGCGGCCGGCGACGTGGAAGACGCGATCGCGCGTCTCGCGCAAATGGCGCGCGCCGCCGGGATCCACCTGATCATCGCCACGCAGCGCCCGTCGGTCGACGTCATTACCGGCGTCATCAAAGCGAATATCCCGTCGCGGATCGCGTTCGGCGTCTCGTCGCAGGTCGATTCGCGGACGATTCTCGACATGGGCGGAGCGGAGAAGCTGCTCGGCCGCGGCGACATGCTGTTCATGCCGATGGGCGCGTCCAAGCCGGTCCGCGTGCAGGGCGCTTTCCTCAGCGACAACGAAGTCGAGGAGATCGTCGCCTACTGCAGCGGCCAGGCGGAAGCGGAGTACGATACGGCGCTCGTGCCGGAGATCGACGACAACGCGCCGGACCCCGAAGAAGCGATGGACGAATTGTACGATCAAGCCGTGCAGATCGTCGTCGAAGCCAAGCAGGCTTCGGTATCGCTGCTTCAGCGGCGCATGAGAGTGGGCTACACGCGCGCCGGACGTCTGGTGGATGCGATGGAGGCCCGCGGCATCGTCGGCCCTTACGAGGGCAGCAAGCCGCGCGAGGTACTGATCTCGATCGAGCAGCTGCAGGCAAGCCGGGCCGCCGCCAATTCCTGA
- the yfmF gene encoding EF-P 5-aminopentanol modification-associated protein YfmF, translated as MSTTGFERAAEGRIRIHVMPTKRFKTFAVSLYAGAPLREETVTPIALTPFVLRRGSASYPETMLFRERLEELYGAGFGFDVYKRDGSQIVQFRMDTINDAFVSTDESLLENSLSFLGEALTRPALESGVFKHKFVDAERDNVRKKLDAIINNKARYAGSRCVEEMFAGEAYRLNALGKREALEHLDAPALHESYRKWLSEATLDLYVVGDTTLDEVRGIVHRYFDVAGPGHEPHEYARSAKSEGAGNPHVVKETMDVSQGKLNIGFKTSIDYADDRYASALVYNGVLGGYPHSKLFQNVREKASLAYYASSQYEPHKAFGTIQSGIEIGNYERALDIIRVQLDAMKAGEITDTELGQTKAMLGNDLREVRDSAFQMIQHDFGGRLSGRERSVAELIEQVESMTAEQVAVAAQNFRLDTIYFLTGKEGE; from the coding sequence ATGAGTACGACCGGATTTGAACGGGCAGCGGAAGGCCGGATTCGCATTCACGTAATGCCGACCAAGCGGTTCAAGACGTTTGCCGTTTCCCTATATGCCGGAGCCCCGCTCCGCGAAGAGACCGTGACGCCGATTGCGCTGACGCCGTTCGTGCTGCGCCGCGGCAGCGCCTCCTACCCGGAGACGATGCTGTTTCGCGAACGGCTCGAAGAATTGTACGGAGCCGGCTTCGGCTTTGACGTATACAAACGCGACGGCAGCCAGATCGTCCAGTTTCGCATGGACACGATCAACGACGCTTTCGTGAGCACGGACGAGTCGCTGCTTGAGAATTCGCTGTCTTTTCTCGGCGAAGCGCTCACCCGGCCCGCGCTGGAAAGCGGTGTGTTCAAGCATAAATTCGTCGACGCCGAACGCGACAACGTGCGCAAGAAGCTCGACGCGATCATTAACAACAAAGCCCGCTATGCCGGTTCGCGCTGCGTGGAAGAGATGTTTGCCGGAGAAGCTTACCGGTTGAACGCGCTCGGCAAACGCGAGGCGCTGGAACATCTGGACGCACCGGCGCTGCACGAATCCTACCGCAAATGGCTGTCCGAAGCGACGCTTGACCTGTACGTGGTCGGCGATACGACGCTTGACGAAGTGCGCGGCATCGTGCACCGGTATTTCGACGTCGCCGGACCCGGCCACGAGCCGCACGAATACGCAAGAAGCGCCAAAAGCGAAGGGGCGGGCAACCCGCACGTCGTCAAAGAAACGATGGACGTATCGCAGGGCAAGCTCAATATCGGGTTCAAAACGTCGATCGACTACGCGGACGACCGTTACGCTTCGGCGCTCGTGTACAACGGCGTGCTGGGCGGGTATCCGCATTCCAAGCTGTTCCAGAACGTGCGCGAAAAAGCGAGCCTGGCCTATTACGCGTCGTCGCAGTACGAACCCCACAAAGCGTTCGGCACGATCCAGTCGGGTATCGAGATCGGCAACTACGAACGGGCGCTGGACATTATCCGGGTGCAGCTTGACGCGATGAAAGCGGGCGAGATCACGGACACCGAACTCGGCCAGACGAAAGCGATGCTCGGCAACGATCTGCGCGAAGTACGCGATTCGGCGTTCCAGATGATCCAGCACGATTTCGGCGGACGGCTGTCGGGCCGCGAGCGTTCGGTGGCCGAGCTGATCGAACAGGTCGAGAGCATGACGGCGGAGCAGGTCGCGGTCGCCGCGCAGAACTTCCGTCTGGATACCATTTACTTTTTGACCGGAAAAGAGGGGGAATAA
- the yfmH gene encoding EF-P 5-aminopentanol modification-associated protein YfmH, producing MERIVYEHLQETLYYEKLDNGLSVYVLPKEGFQKTYATFSTNYGSVDNRFRVAGQEEHRVPDGIAHFLEHKVFEEPEGDVFLKFSTQGASSNAFTSFDQTTYLFSATEKISENLETLIDFVQNPYFTDENVEKEKGIIGQEIQMYQDNPDWRVYYGLIEALYKVHPVHIDIAGTIESIGEITKETLYACYNTFYHPSNMLLFVVGGVDPQQVIEQVKANQASKNYGPQAEIERFFDPEPEEVAQERKELNLPVSLPKCLFGFKESAPNVDGPELVKLDLTTEVMLDLLLGSSTPLYEKLYDEALITDGFGGDFRATPEYAFSVIGGDTRDPELLMERIREESERLAASGFEATAFERARKKKIGGYLRMLNSPESIAHEFTRYKFRGGDLFAILKIYEDMTLEDVNTRLRQHVRWDRRAVSVVRGA from the coding sequence ATGGAGCGTATTGTCTACGAGCATTTGCAGGAAACGCTGTATTACGAAAAGCTGGATAACGGGCTCAGCGTCTACGTCCTGCCCAAAGAAGGCTTCCAGAAAACGTACGCGACGTTCTCGACGAATTACGGTTCGGTCGATAACCGTTTTCGGGTTGCCGGTCAGGAAGAGCACCGGGTGCCGGACGGCATCGCCCATTTTCTGGAGCACAAAGTGTTCGAGGAGCCGGAAGGCGACGTGTTCCTGAAGTTTTCGACGCAGGGCGCTTCGTCCAACGCGTTCACGAGCTTCGACCAGACGACCTACCTGTTCTCCGCGACCGAGAAAATTTCGGAGAATCTGGAGACGCTGATCGACTTCGTGCAAAATCCGTATTTTACCGACGAGAATGTCGAAAAAGAAAAAGGGATTATCGGACAGGAAATCCAGATGTACCAGGACAATCCGGACTGGCGCGTGTATTACGGATTGATCGAAGCGCTCTACAAAGTGCATCCGGTGCATATCGATATCGCGGGCACGATCGAATCGATCGGCGAGATTACCAAAGAGACGCTGTACGCGTGCTACAATACGTTCTACCATCCGAGCAACATGCTGCTGTTCGTCGTGGGCGGTGTCGATCCGCAGCAGGTCATCGAGCAGGTCAAAGCCAATCAGGCGTCCAAAAACTACGGCCCGCAGGCGGAGATCGAACGTTTCTTCGACCCGGAACCGGAAGAAGTGGCGCAGGAACGCAAAGAGCTGAACCTGCCCGTGTCGCTGCCCAAGTGCCTGTTCGGATTTAAGGAATCGGCGCCGAACGTGGACGGACCGGAACTGGTCAAGCTTGACCTGACGACGGAAGTGATGCTCGACCTGCTGCTCGGAAGCAGTACGCCGCTGTACGAGAAGCTGTACGACGAAGCGCTGATCACCGACGGTTTCGGCGGCGATTTCCGCGCTACGCCCGAATACGCCTTCTCTGTCATCGGCGGCGACACGCGCGATCCCGAACTGCTGATGGAACGCATTCGCGAAGAATCGGAGCGGTTGGCGGCAAGCGGCTTCGAAGCGACAGCGTTCGAACGCGCGCGCAAAAAGAAAATCGGCGGTTATCTGCGCATGCTGAACTCGCCCGAGAGTATCGCGCACGAGTTTACCCGCTACAAGTTCCGCGGCGGCGACCTGTTCGCGATCCTGAAGATTTACGAGGACATGACGCTCGAAGACGTCAATACGCGGCTGCGTCAGCATGTCCGCTGGGATCGCCGCGCCGTATCCGTGGTACGCGGGGCGTGA